aagagttttccactgagctacatcttttaagaccttttattttataagagacagggcctcaattgctgaggctggcctctggaATAacggattacaggcatgtgccacaatacCCAGCtctatttgcttttttatatttattttttttttagctttcggtggacacatctttatttatttattaaagagagtgagagaggggcaatttttattttctagttctcggcagacaacatctttgttggtatgtggtgctgaggatcgaacccaggccgcacgcatgccaggcaagcgcactaccgcttgagccacacctccagccctttctgttttttacAATAAATGATTTTTGCCCTTACCTTTTCAGATGAAGTGATCATTAGCCAAAACTCCTGGCCTGACCCTGATCACTATTGGTCTTAAATCAGTATCATGAGGCTGTTTCTGTAATTCCCCTACTATTCAGAAACTATTTTCCCTAAGGCGCCAGGGCTGCATTTGTTTATGAACTGAATAGGATCCAGAGCTTGGGATGAGGTCTGAGGTCATAACAGATCATTGCTACTTGAGTCTAGAACTGGGGCTCAGTGTAGCACTAGTAGGCACCACTTGGTGAGGAAGTAAGGTCCTATATAAGAGACCAGATGGCAGCTGCCTGTGCCAGAGGTATACATCTAGTGCGCTAGCCCAACCAGAAACCAACTGGGAGATATTGCCACTCAGATATTTCCCTCCAGAGTTCCCTCACGGAGGCAGCCATCTTTTACCCTGCTCTTCTGCCCGAAACCAGCACTAGGCCTCGCCCCCAACCTGAGCTGGATCAGCACATTGCACACACAAAAAGATGGCAGTCAGGAAATAGGGACATGATGGCAGTCAGGAAATAGGGACATCTACCTTgggtatttttaatttgttactaGGatcagtccttaaaaaaaaaaaaaaaaaagcctggaaaGTTCAAGGAAAGGAAGGAACAGGGAgggcaagtaaataaataaatgctctgACTGGCTGACCTTGGCCAGGTTACTGTTTAAGGAACCAAACACTGAGTGAGGACTGGCATTTGTTTCCGGTTGCCAGATTTACCTCCTGAGCATTTTCCCACGACTAGTGGAAACATTGGTTGCAGAATCTGGGCAACTAGATCAACTGACCAGGAGATTGACACCAACAGTTAACAGTCcaagaaaggaaggggaagaagggggTATTGTAGCCAGATCAGTTCTTCGGGTGTGCCAACTTCACTGAGCCCTGATTTTCCTGAGCCAGACCCAAGGTTGTCTGCTAAATGTATAAGATCCTACCATATGCAATGGGACTTTCTGTTCAACTGTTCTGCATACCCAGCTAATCCTAAACTGCTGAATAACAGAATAAGTAGGGTCTTTCCAATATATTCACATCCTGAAATTACATGCAGCAAAAACTGGAAtttattgaaaaaactgacatGGGCAGCACAGAGGCAGTTTtgtggagattttttttctttattgcgaAACTTAAGACTTGGGTACATCAAATAAAACCAATTTCAGGGGGAGGCAGGTAACGACCAAATCccatagtagaaaaaaaaattaacactgtCTGGGCTATAGTAGAACCCAGAAGAATATATTCTTATAATTGAAAAATTCTAGGCGTTTTCATAATTGACCTTTTGATACAAAATGACCTAATAAATTTGCAACTTGTGGTTCTTGATGTTGAGGTCCATAGGACAAGCTAGGAAGTCTTCAAACCTTGAGTTGATTTCCACCAGGGGTTATTATTTGGCTTTTGAACTCTGAAATGAAAAACACCATCACAAATAATCAAAAGAATTTTAGCAAATCTTTTTTGGCTGATAAAGGTATCCTCAACTTGCCATAGCTGAGGGCCCTTTACAAGACAACCAGTTTCTACCAACACACCAGCTCTTgccattttcaaataatttttcttggcTTTTGTCTACCTGGAGGTGCCTACCAGTAGTCCTAGTTAAGCTGCATTCACCCAATTTCCTACAGAGTCCTCGGGCCGCCTAAGTCAATGAACAAACCCTATGTAACTCTCCAACTACACCATCATCTTGGACACCCAGGCGTTTCTCTTCCTGTCACATTTTCAGAGCTAAGCATTAAGTATGTACACATATAACCTCAATGGGCTAACTTGGCAAAATGATGCTTACAGCTGGGATCTGATTATGAAAACTCCTTGTATATCAGATCACTATCTCAGGACAAAGGTAACTGGGGCATAAAGGattgaagactgaacccagggctttacacataATGCTGTGTTCTATTACTGAGAAACAACCTCTAtaccaataattatttttaaaaaatattttagttagacatctttattttaatgtggtgctgaggatcgaacccagtgcctcatgcatgctaggcaggcactctacctgAGCCAGGATCCCAgcccctagattttttttttttggtgttagggattgaacccagggccttgtgcatgcaaggcaaacactctaccaactgagctatatatccccagctccaccaataatttttaatatttatcttttagttgtagttgggcacaatatttatttttatgtggtgctaaggatggaacccagggcattggcacgtgctaggtgaatggccacaatcccagcccccaataaTTCTAATAAAGATCTGACCAGGTGTTCTTCATGAGGAAACCATGGGATTTTCAGTGTTGCTATAGACTGACCTGAAGTCCTGGGCCCCAAGTGAATCTCCTGCCTTATCTCAAGTACCTGGGCCTATGGGTGCACACTATCACACCCAGTTCTCCCAAGTTTTTAATTTAcaaccattatttttctttccataataACAGATCCTAATAACAGAAAGGCTTAGGTAACAGCCTGCCAAGTTTTCAGGTTATATGGCAGAAACCAGGGgtagtggtgcatgtctgtaatcctagagacttgggAAGATCTTAAGTgtaagtccagcctgggcaactcagtcaTATcccatcacaaaataaaaaggaacaacaactgggaatgtagctcagtggtagagcacccctgaattctAGCACAAACAAAAACTGGCACAAGTGAAAAAGCCAAACATACTGTTTTTCCTCGTCTAAGAGGTAGCAGCAGCAACAGCGCCCACCTTCTGGGCAGCTTCTTTCTTGGCATGATGAGCTTGTAGAACCGCCACAGCTTCATCCACCTATGAGAAATCTCCAGGTTGTCAGTGACTCAGGCAAGCCAGCTGGCCCCTCTCTGGTGCTCAGCCCACTGGCAGAATATAGATGATCCCTGGGCTTCTGGTGCTGACAGCTTACCCACTATTCATAGCAGCAGACCCAACCACAGGTAAAACATGTCAGGGGCCACAGACGCCTCTGTTACACATGGGTGTGCAAGTTCTCCCCACTCCCTAATCCTCCTAAGGGCTAAAGTCACAAGGTCTAAAGCAGCTCACCTTGGAGCGGAGAGACTCGGGGGACTCCAGCATGTGTAGCAGCTCAGAGTTATCAATCTCCAGCAGCATTCCTGTGATCTTTCCAGCCAGGTTTGAATGCATTGTTTGGATAAGTGGAAACAAGCGTTCGCCTGTGGGCAGGAGTTAATGAAATCTCAGCGGATAGATACTGGTATCAAGGGTTGATCACTCCTCTGCAAGAACATGGGACACTCACCCAGCATCTGCTTCTGTTCCTGGGGTGGTGCTGCAGCAAGCATGGAGGCGGTCAGGGGTTCTTGCCCCTGCACATGGACTGCAGGCTGGGGTGCCTGGAAACCAGGACGGGCAGCAGGTTAGCAAGAAGAAAAGGATGGATCATTCAACATCTTCTCTTCTAACTATGTGGAAGAGAAGTGGAGGGGTAGCTATCCTTATTCTCAAGGAAATTAGTTCCTTGAGAATCCTTAGGGATTTTTAGGGGTATGCTGAGGAACAGAATGTAAACATACAACCATCTTCAATGAAATGGCAAGATATCAGAAGGGAAACTGGGCGGGCACAATGGcaaatgcttgtaatcccagaagacatgggaggctgagacaggattcaaagtttgaggccagtctcagtaacttagtgacaacctgtctcaaaataaaaagttaaaaaaaaaaaaaaaaaaaagggagtggAGGGCTGGGTAGTCCAGTGGTACATCCTTGGGTTagattcccagtacaaaaaaaaaaaacaaacaaacaaaacaaaaaacctatatAATGCCTACAATGCTAGGCAAGCTTGTGCTGATGTTTTGATTTACCCAGTTACCCCAAAATAAGGCCTTCTGATAAATCAGCCACAGTGAACATCTGGATAGCTTTTCCCTAAAAGTTCCCTTTAGAGACAATTCTGGTACAGACAGGGCCAAAGGGTGTGAATATAACATTTACACATAGCATCTTCATTATACTAGATATTTTTGTTGAATCAACAGCTTTGGGGACTATCAATATGGAACATTAATGCTAATCACAGCCCTAAAAATAGGGTCTTGTTGGCAAAAAAGACATTTTACTTGGAATTAAGCTCTGAGAAATCTTCAAGTTAGAGAATATGGGGAAGGAAGACAGCCAAAAGATCATCTGTCTACCAAGGAACTTTTAGGCCTGAAGGCTGAGTGTGGCCCCACCAGATAATTGCTACTGATGGCTGAAGCatgagattgcaagttcaaaccagccttagcaatttagtaggACTCTCTTAAAAAACAGGTATGTGGTTCAAtgtttaagtgtccctgagttcaatcccaggtacccaaaACACTTGTGTCTTTGCTTATGTATTAAAGAGCATAGTTGTAGAAGTAGCAAATTTCAATTTAGGCAATCTAAGCTCTCACCCCTGTCCCTCAACCCCTTAATATATCTCTgaaactgaattatttttctttgataagGTCTTGCTCTGTTACCTAGGTTAATCTCACTCCTGGGTTTAAgtgatcttccagcctcagcccttAGACTATAGGatcatgccaccatgcccagctaaagtTGAATTTCTTTTCTATAAGTTGATGTTATTTCCTGCCTTAATATCTCAAAACTTTGCAGAACAGCCAAGGATCAAACAGGCCAGTGGATGAAAAAGTTATATGAAGGCTCAAGGACCTGAACAAGTGCAGGTATGTCACAAAAGGAGAGTAGGACTTCtagctactaaggaggctgaggtgggaagatgacaaattcaagatcagtctaggcactcagcaagaccctgtctcaaaaagggctggtgatgagTGCTTGCCTATTATACCCcagattccatccccagtgctgcaaagaCATAAAAACCAAAACCCAGGAAAGCCCCAGTTTGCCTCCAGGAAGAAGAATTTCAAGCCCTTTAGTGACACTATTCAAATCACCACACAGAATATACACCCTGCCACAGACTGGGAAATGTGATACCCACTGCATGAACCAAAGCCAAGcatcatttttttatgtgtggcgctggggatcgaacccagggccttgtgcatgagaggaaagcactctaccaactgagctatatccctagcccaagcATCTTTTGAAAATCAAGGGAAAATGGGGAAAACACCTCCAGCACCATTTGGTGGGCCTCACCTGCAGAGGCTGTATGGCAGGGTGAGGGCTGCGGACGCTAGAGGCATACTTGTATGGTGCTACAGCccgaggagcagcagcagcaactgCAGCACGTGGTGCAAGGTTTGGCACAGCTGTGGGAACACCTGTGGAAAGGACAATTACAATTAAAGCCCATCAGTCTGATCAAAGACCCGTCAAATCCCATCGTTCCCCCTTCTGTGTGCATCCAATACCACCTCCAGACTGGCAGCTGTCAGTCAGCCCTTGCTGGGCGGCACCAGCCCCACCAAAGTCCATAGCCAAGCGGTCCGGGCACTCAGACCCTACAACAGACCAGCAAATGCACATCAGTGTTGGCAGCAGATGTCCAACTGGCCACGTCCCACGGAAGGAGAAATTCCAAAGCATGATCACACGACATCACACATGGGGGCCACTACTGCTACTTTCAGGGTTGAGCCAAAGAATAACATACAACTCTATCCACATTTTGTAATGCAGGACTTACTCTGTAAAAAAGTTTCATTGTCCCCCCACCCTACTCTACCAAAAAACAGGCTCTCTCTCTGTAGTCATCCAGCTAGCAAACTTCTAAAATTAATCTTGAGTACCAATCAATAAAGAATGTTAAATGTAACCAGCACCTAGAACTCACATTAGTTCTGTTCCTGAATCAAGTACCTACCTAAGCACACAGCTAAGATGACAGAACCAGGACTCAAAAAAACTTGAGCCCAACAAACTGACCAAGTGAAGGAAGAGCTAGCCATCCTGactccctcctccccaggccaCTCTCCTATAGGCCAGTTTGCTCACCGACTCTCTGAGTGGTAGTAGGAAGGCCACGAGAGGCCGGAGCATTACCAGTTGGAGCCAGATGGCGAAGAGTTGGACGAGGCCCAGACTGACGTATAGCACTTGGCATTCCTTGGAAGCCTGGTGAGAAGATAAAAAGCGCTTACCACTGATAAGCAACAATGACCAAAAGCCAGGCTATGCCCTAGAAGGGACAAGTGCAAGAAAGGCAGGTAGACCAGGATAGGCATGATATATTCTAGGTGACCAAATCACTGTTTTCTACCACCTACCTTGAGGTCTCCCACCTTGTTGCCAGCGTGGATTAGGCCTCATTTGTGCTAACTGGTTAGGTGTGTAATATGGAGGTCTTCCTTGAGCCTGTAAGGAAAAAGAGCACTAAGCCTTTTTATATTACAGGCCTGAACCAAcattagaacaaaacaaaaccaaacctcaTCTCATTTTATCTCACCTTACGACTCAACCTTAGCCTATTATTTGGAATAAAGCCTACTCAAAGCCTGAAGGGTCATAGTGGGAGCAGTTTTACCCTACCTCTGCTACtgggtatatatgtgtatgaccATGGGTAAgtactttctcattttatttgaagAGTCTATTGACTTCTGGAGTTCCAATATCCAAAATCCCCCaactgagtcaaatgtatgaaagatgatatatcatgagctctgtaatgttttgattaaaaaaaaaaaaatcaaaaatcccTTCTCTCCAACTACTGCAAACGGTCATGATCACAGGGCAGACCCACCTGTGGAACTGCTGGCACAAAGTAGCCACCAGCTGCAGGCTGGAACTGATTTAAGATGGCATTGGCAGGGAGTGCTCTCATCCCAGCTACCCGCTGCATATACTGGTTGGTCAGGTGagcctttctctcttccttcctctgggcCAAGGCAACATATAGTGGCTTGGAGCCCACAATGCGTCCATTCATTTCAGTGACTGCTTTGGTTGCCTCTTCAGGAGATGAGAAGCAGACGAACCCAAACCCTTTGCTTCTTCCATCCTCCAGCATTACCTATAAATGAGACCAGCTACTAAGAAAAAGGTTTATGTATTGGGGATGAGGAGGGACAGCATCAACAGGCTCGTTCTTCACAATTGTCAAAAATCCTGGACTGTGCTGCTAAGTTACCATCTAAGCCAGAGTTCAACCCTGGCCCAGGATGTACCTAAAACCAACATCACAacttaggctttttttttaaaaaacatcctcAGGTAAGCTAAAGTTTCCCAACTACAATGTGGCTAATGGTAAAACTAGGAACCTAAACATGTTTCCTAATTCTATGAGACATCTTGACAATAGTGCTGAACAATTTATTTGTAGAATTCATCCAGTCCAAAACGGTGGACAAAACCTGAACAGGCTCACTTAGTTAGGAAAATGCTTTGAAATATCACATGTGGGCAATTATAAAACTCCCAGGTTACCAATGACTGCCACCTAATAGTGGCACTCAATGGGAATAATAATTAGCTAGGAGTcgaacagggtttcactgagttgctgagggcctcgctgaattgctgaggctagctttgaattcatgatcctcctgccttagcctcccgagctgctgggattacaggcatgagccatggcACCAACTTGTTAGTATCAGTATCAGAGTACACAGCATGGGGAGCCTCCCAAAGTGGAAGGCATGAAAGTTAATGCATATATCAATCCCATACCTTTCAATGAGGTGGGCAATAAGGTGTATATAAACAATGCCCTACCGTGATCTTGAAAATGGGGCCCCAGAACTAAAGACAGAATGCTTTTGCTTTTTACAATTGTCAATCTGCCTACTGTAGAGATAAGCAAGTAAAGACTATTTTGCCCTGCACTGATAGGGGACATTCAAGTGGGTGAGAGAAACCCAGAGTTGACCTTTATCAGCCTGTCTCACCTGAAGGACTTTGGGATCATAACCTGATGTAGATACTGTCCTGCCTGATAATAGATGCAGCAGATGACACAAACTCTCTTGTCACACTCCCAAAGTGCCAAGGACATGCCGCACACATCACCAGGTGGCCAACATTCTCTTGCTCAgagactcaattttttttaaatggaagttttaaaatatcaagcaAATGATCcacattataaaacatgaaaaaccaAACTTTTCACTCCCTTTCCTTCTAAGTGAAACCACAGGAAAGTTCCCAACTCCAGCTCCAGAATCTTCAAAATACCTTCATCCTTAAGGAGAAAATGTGGCAGAGTTGTAGAGACAGGTCCCAAGACAAATGGAAAACAACCTGTCTGGATATCCTCTGCTCATAGTGTAGCACCATCTGTCCCCAGACCAGCACGAAGCAGCAGGAATGGGAAAGATCGGGTGCTTAAGGGCTAGAGAGAGTCATCACACTCCAGTGCTGGGAGACAGTGTAATATTAACCTAATAAAATGCCATTCTGCAGAGCATTATTCAGTTGGGTAACTGAAGGGGAAGAGGAGCTTGCTAGAATAATGT
This region of Ictidomys tridecemlineatus isolate mIctTri1 chromosome 11, mIctTri1.hap1, whole genome shotgun sequence genomic DNA includes:
- the Pabpc4 gene encoding polyadenylate-binding protein 4 isoform X1, which translates into the protein MNAAASSYPMASLYVGDLHSDVTEAMLYEKFSPAGPVLSIRVCRDMITRRSLGYAYVNFQQPADAERALDTMNFDVIKGKPIRIMWSQRDPSLRKSGVGNVFIKNLDKSIDNKALYDTFSAFGNILSCKVVCDENGSKGYAFVHFETQEAADKAIEKMNGMLLNDRKVFVGRFKSRKEREAELGAKAKEFTNVYIKNFGEEIDDESLKELFSQFGKTLSVKVMRDPSGKSKGFGFVSYEKHEDANKAVEEMNGKEISGKVIFVGRAQKKVERQAELKRKFEQLKQERISRYQGVNLYIKNLDDTIDDEKLRKEFSPFGSITSAKVMLEDGRSKGFGFVCFSSPEEATKAVTEMNGRIVGSKPLYVALAQRKEERKAHLTNQYMQRVAGMRALPANAILNQFQPAAGGYFVPAVPQAQGRPPYYTPNQLAQMRPNPRWQQGGRPQGFQGMPSAIRQSGPRPTLRHLAPTGNAPASRGLPTTTQRVGSECPDRLAMDFGGAGAAQQGLTDSCQSGGVPTAVPNLAPRAAVAAAAPRAVAPYKYASSVRSPHPAIQPLQAPQPAVHVQGQEPLTASMLAAAPPQEQKQMLGERLFPLIQTMHSNLAGKITGMLLEIDNSELLHMLESPESLRSKVDEAVAVLQAHHAKKEAAQKVGAVAAATS
- the Pabpc4 gene encoding polyadenylate-binding protein 4 isoform X2, translated to MNAAASSYPMASLYVGDLHSDVTEAMLYEKFSPAGPVLSIRVCRDMITRRSLGYAYVNFQQPADAERALDTMNFDVIKGKPIRIMWSQRDPSLRKSGVGNVFIKNLDKSIDNKALYDTFSAFGNILSCKVVCDENGSKGYAFVHFETQEAADKAIEKMNGMLLNDRKVFVGRFKSRKEREAELGAKAKEFTNVYIKNFGEEIDDESLKELFSQFGKTLSVKVMRDPSGKSKGFGFVSYEKHEDANKAVEEMNGKEISGKVIFVGRAQKKVERQAELKRKFEQLKQERISRYQGVNLYIKNLDDTIDDEKLRKEFSPFGSITSAKVMLEDGRSKGFGFVCFSSPEEATKAVTEMNGRIVGSKPLYVALAQRKEERKAHLTNQYMQRVAGMRALPANAILNQFQPAAGGYFVPAVPQAQGRPPYYTPNQLAQMRPNPRWQQGFQGMPSAIRQSGPRPTLRHLAPTGNAPASRGLPTTTQRVGSECPDRLAMDFGGAGAAQQGLTDSCQSGGVPTAVPNLAPRAAVAAAAPRAVAPYKYASSVRSPHPAIQPLQAPQPAVHVQGQEPLTASMLAAAPPQEQKQMLGERLFPLIQTMHSNLAGKITGMLLEIDNSELLHMLESPESLRSKVDEAVAVLQAHHAKKEAAQKVGAVAAATS